One window of Rasiella rasia genomic DNA carries:
- a CDS encoding PhoH family protein, with product MNELIIELTEISPRDFFGLQNANINLLKKYFPKLKLVARGSKLKAYGDEEELEEFDKRISMLLEHFGKYNKIDENIIERVLLSRNKDEYETSPSSGEVLVHGVSGKLIKAQTANQRKLVELTQKNDMVFAVGPAGTGKTYTCVALAVKALKEKQVKRIILTRPAVEAGENLGFLPGDLKEKLDPYMQPLYDALRDMIPHEKLESYIEKGVIQIAPMAFMRGRTLDNAFVILDEAQNTTHAQMKMFLTRMGKSAKFVITGDPGQIDLPRRIISGLKEALLVLKDVKGVGIIFLDDKDVIRHRLVKEVIAAYKSIENLDS from the coding sequence TTGAACGAACTTATCATTGAACTCACCGAGATTAGCCCAAGAGATTTCTTCGGACTGCAAAATGCCAACATAAACCTTTTAAAAAAGTATTTTCCTAAGCTAAAACTTGTTGCGCGTGGCAGTAAGTTGAAAGCTTACGGAGATGAAGAAGAACTCGAAGAATTTGACAAGCGTATTAGTATGCTTCTTGAACATTTTGGTAAGTACAATAAAATAGACGAAAACATAATAGAACGCGTATTGCTAAGTCGTAATAAGGATGAATACGAAACTTCTCCTAGTAGTGGCGAAGTATTGGTGCATGGTGTAAGCGGAAAATTAATCAAAGCCCAAACTGCAAATCAGCGTAAATTAGTAGAGTTAACGCAAAAAAATGATATGGTTTTTGCCGTGGGTCCTGCAGGAACTGGAAAAACATATACGTGCGTAGCATTAGCCGTTAAAGCACTAAAAGAAAAACAAGTTAAGCGAATTATCTTAACCCGTCCCGCTGTAGAAGCTGGAGAAAATTTAGGATTCCTTCCAGGCGACTTAAAGGAAAAGTTAGACCCCTATATGCAGCCTTTGTACGATGCGCTACGCGATATGATTCCGCATGAAAAACTAGAAAGCTACATTGAAAAAGGTGTTATACAAATCGCCCCTATGGCATTTATGCGTGGTCGTACGCTAGACAATGCTTTTGTGATTCTAGATGAAGCACAAAACACAACCCATGCACAGATGAAGATGTTTTTAACGCGTATGGGAAAAAGTGCAAAATTTGTAATAACTGGCGACCCAGGACAGATAGATTTGCCGAGACGTATTATTTCAGGGTTAAAAGAAGCACTCTTAGTATTGAAAGATGTAAAAGGAGTGGGCATTATATTTTTAGACGATAAAGATGTAATTCGTCACCGTCTTGTAAAAGAAGTGATAGCAGCGTATAAAAGCATCGAAAATTTAGACTCTTAG
- a CDS encoding phosphoribosylaminoimidazolesuccinocarboxamide synthase, whose product MNTIIDTNFNFPGQKSVYKGKVREVYTLANNQLLMIATDRLSAFDVVMPKGIPFKGQILNQIATKMMQDTEDLVPNWLTATPDPNVAVGEACEPFKVEMVIRGYMSGHAAREYKTGKRMLCGVAMPDGMKENDKFPQPIITPATKAEMGDHDEDISRAEILNRGIVSEEDYVVLEDYTKKLFKRGTEIAASRGLILVDTKYEFGKTKAGKIVLIDEIHTPDSSRYFYADGYEERQQKGEAQKQLSKEFVRQWLIQNGFQGLEGQKVPFMSDDYIATVSERYIELYENITGETFVKGDVANIEARIEKNVISYLDKN is encoded by the coding sequence ATGAATACTATAATAGATACTAATTTTAATTTTCCAGGTCAAAAATCTGTGTACAAAGGAAAGGTAAGAGAAGTCTATACCTTAGCAAATAATCAGTTGCTAATGATTGCTACCGATAGGTTAAGTGCTTTCGATGTGGTGATGCCAAAAGGAATACCATTTAAAGGACAAATTTTAAATCAGATAGCTACTAAGATGATGCAGGATACTGAAGATTTAGTCCCTAACTGGCTAACTGCTACTCCAGATCCTAACGTGGCGGTAGGAGAAGCTTGTGAGCCATTTAAAGTTGAAATGGTTATTCGTGGTTACATGAGCGGTCACGCTGCGCGCGAGTATAAAACAGGCAAACGGATGCTCTGTGGTGTTGCTATGCCAGATGGTATGAAGGAAAATGATAAATTTCCACAGCCAATAATTACACCTGCTACGAAAGCTGAAATGGGCGATCATGATGAGGACATTTCTCGAGCTGAAATTTTAAATCGTGGTATTGTATCTGAAGAAGATTATGTTGTGCTAGAAGACTACACAAAAAAACTCTTTAAGAGAGGTACCGAAATAGCCGCTAGCCGTGGGCTGATTTTAGTTGATACCAAATATGAATTTGGAAAAACCAAAGCAGGAAAGATTGTGCTTATAGATGAAATACACACTCCAGATTCTTCGCGTTACTTTTATGCAGATGGCTACGAAGAACGCCAACAAAAGGGAGAGGCCCAAAAACAGCTTTCTAAAGAGTTTGTGCGCCAATGGTTAATACAAAATGGTTTTCAAGGCTTAGAAGGACAGAAAGTGCCTTTTATGAGTGACGATTACATTGCGACGGTTTCAGAAAGATATATAGAGTTGTATGAAAACATTACTGGAGAAACCTTTGTTAAAGGTGATGTGGCAAACATTGAAGCAAGGATTGAGAAAAATGTAATTTCATATTTAGACAAAAATTAG
- a CDS encoding choice-of-anchor Q domain-containing protein codes for MKSKITRNWILLVSILLTTTLSYGQFVVLNSNNAGAGSLRQAVLNANAAPGLNTITFDLATDGVPILLTAGITISDDVTITGNGSGTTIIDGSSGANRFLATGGTNTSFDAVTIQNFLHTSTTENGAAIAIVGGSLTVTNAVFENNESNGAVGGGAVLVRNATSLFTNSTFTNNRAVNTTSGSGGAILVDVSGVATISGSTFNGNTAVRAGGAIEKNGTDMLTITDTSFDGNVASGGTAPGNGGALHITGAANSTITGGIVSNNTAVEGGGFWNGTGLMTMNGISFDDNIATGGTTGGGGVFTVGGPLTIIDSNFNRNIATTGSASGGAIFAAANAVVDINGMPTGGFFQENQANRAGGAIEMSAGGTLTIANSNLGNNIANGAPGNGGAIHLTGNANLTISDSNVAANIAALEGGGLWNGSGTMTVTNTTVTGNDAQGGAAADDGGGGIFNNGGSLIVDGTSTITGNTATGALGSGGGILTLGGTLIVDNITISGNTANRAGGGIEINGGAGYAFTNLTLDNNSIATPNPGNGGGLHVTGNVDTSFTNCVITNNNANEGGGLWNNAGNMTIVSSTITGNSALGNATGGGGIFNLGPGDVNIDATTTLSSNIASGMTPGGRGGAIFNNTDGTLTLASGLNINGNYASRAGGAIEDASNGLLILNGIVMQGNAAGVDIGLGNTIMPNPGNGGALHLSGTTSATLDFFSNVSNNQAASEGGGLWNNLGTLTVNLPIMDGNIAYGDDATNGGGAIFNNGGTLSINGGAYSNNTALGTSGSGGAVMSTDGTVTITDVVMAFNSANRAGGAIELIEGALDVSGNYNLSQNNAGANPGNGGAVHITGAANSTFTGGLIQNNIAGREGGGLWNGTGTMTVTNTNISGNDAQGPAGDDGGGGIFNNGGALIVMGTSVLDGNSASGLSGSGGGIFNLTPGTLVVDGVEITNNTANRAGGGIELNAVAGETYSFDDITLTNNSIATPNPGNGGGLHITGAGDVNISNSLVDGNSANEGGGLWNHNGNMTITNTVITNNSALGPNTGGGGLFNLGGGTLAIDVASTLTGNIASGATPGGRGGAIFNNTGGTLTIAPGSTINGNYASRAGGAIEDASGNTLLLDNVTLSGNAAGVDIGLGNTITPNPGNGGAIHLSGTSGLTISNSLVDANLAASEGGGLWNGLGTMTIDAVQITNNIASGAAGDNGGGGVFNNGGTLDILTGTNINNNLANGASGSGGALLSTDGTVTIADIFIDQNSANRAGGGIEIIDGTVNLTGTVLVNNDVNGTAGTPSPGNGGGMHVTGIATITVSDALVGNNEAFNEGGGLWNQAGSTMNVTNTSLNLNLAVSGPGGGAIFNNGGDMNIDGGNAISNKATGISGSGGGLLSTDGIITVTNGMFDGNSANRAGGGIEIVDGTLNLTDTTLQGNDVSGNAGTPNPGNGGGVHITGVATTTITNGAITSNDAASEGGGLWNQAGSTMTVDGTSIDSNQAGGAAADNGGGGIFNNGGILIVQNLSSINNNAATGTAGSGGGIQNVDGGSVTVTNSAITNNTAKRAGGGIEDNSTGAAGIITLTDVTLDDNFVGTAPGNGGGLHMTGPGTSTITNGSVSNNRATLEGGGLWNGSGTMTVDGTTVDGNTANGDMANEGGGGIFNNGGTLDVINATITNNIADGSSGSGGGILNDSGTITVADTEISGNTSMRAGGGIEVASGGGTTTLTNVDLLNNTTASAPGNGGGLHITGADNSTVTGGTISGNTAALEGGGLWNGSGTMSVDGATIDGNTASGDGANEGGGGIFNNGGTLDVINATITNNIADGASGSGGGILNDSGTITVADTEISGNTSMRAGGGIEVASGGGTTTLTNVDLLNNTTASAPGNGGGLHITGADNSTVTGGTISGNTAALEGGGLWNGSGTMSVDGATIDGNTASGAMANEGGGGIFNNGGTLDVINTTITNNIADGASGSGGGILNDSGTITVADTEISGNTSMRAGGGIEVASGGGTTTLTNVDLLNNTTASAPGNGGGLHITGADNSTVTGGTISGNIAALEGGGLWNGSGTMSVDGATIDGNTASGAMANEGGGGIFNNGGTLDVINATITNNIADGASGSGGGILNDSGTITVADTEISGNTSMRAGGGIEVASGGGTTTLTNVDLLNNATASAPGNGGGLHITGADNSTVTGGTISGNTAALEGGGLWNGSGTMSVDGATIDGNTASGAMANEGGGGIFNNGGTLDVINTTITNNIADGASGSGGGVLSTDGAVTVTDSEISANAAIRAGGAIEIIDGSLTVTTSQLLDNDVDGTAGAANPGNGGALHVTGNASIIDIAETTVDGNRAANEGGGLWNQGGSIMNVLTSTISRNSAAEGGGIYNNTDAITTVMRSTISSNDASANGGGITNDGASLDLNAVTVGANTAAGTGGGIQSNTTTSLKNTIVALNTAGSGQDVSGTFTSNDYNLIGTDDEAAFPEQANDVEEVDPMLGPLQNNGGTTETHELLLGSQAYNGGDPADGFDDQIGQSVFDSIRDIGAFEAQDILLSIDDISNNGTGVVVYPNPSQGLANIDIPQTFGSEIQITVVELGSGKIVKNFRANQGTNQLEFGGMANGVYIIQIVSEGATSTHRLILAK; via the coding sequence ATGAAAAGCAAAATTACTCGAAATTGGATTTTACTTGTTTCAATTTTACTTACCACTACATTGTCTTATGGGCAGTTTGTGGTCCTTAACAGCAATAATGCGGGCGCAGGATCATTACGACAAGCTGTTTTAAATGCCAACGCTGCCCCTGGTTTAAACACGATAACCTTTGATTTGGCTACAGATGGAGTGCCTATACTTCTGACTGCTGGTATAACAATTAGTGATGATGTCACTATAACAGGAAATGGTTCAGGAACCACCATTATAGATGGAAGTTCAGGGGCCAATAGATTTCTTGCAACTGGCGGAACCAATACTTCTTTCGATGCAGTAACCATCCAAAATTTCTTACATACAAGTACTACGGAAAATGGAGCGGCTATTGCTATTGTTGGTGGGTCACTTACCGTAACAAATGCAGTTTTTGAAAACAATGAAAGCAACGGTGCTGTAGGAGGTGGAGCCGTACTTGTTAGAAACGCAACAAGCTTATTTACGAATTCTACTTTTACCAACAACCGGGCTGTAAATACAACCTCTGGTAGCGGGGGGGCTATTTTGGTAGATGTGAGCGGAGTTGCCACAATCTCTGGTTCTACGTTTAACGGAAATACTGCTGTACGGGCTGGTGGCGCCATTGAAAAAAATGGTACTGATATGCTAACCATTACCGATACCAGCTTCGATGGAAATGTTGCTTCTGGAGGAACAGCACCAGGAAATGGTGGTGCCTTGCATATTACGGGAGCGGCTAATTCAACCATTACAGGTGGTATTGTTTCTAATAACACTGCCGTAGAAGGTGGTGGATTTTGGAACGGAACAGGACTAATGACTATGAATGGAATTAGTTTTGATGATAATATTGCTACTGGCGGAACAACTGGTGGTGGTGGTGTGTTCACAGTAGGTGGACCATTAACAATTATAGATTCTAACTTTAATAGAAACATAGCTACTACGGGATCTGCTTCTGGAGGTGCTATTTTTGCTGCTGCAAATGCTGTGGTTGACATAAATGGAATGCCAACAGGAGGATTCTTTCAGGAAAATCAAGCCAATAGAGCTGGTGGAGCCATTGAAATGTCTGCTGGAGGAACTTTAACTATTGCAAATAGTAACTTAGGAAACAACATAGCAAATGGGGCTCCTGGAAATGGGGGTGCAATTCACTTAACAGGAAATGCTAATTTAACAATATCAGATTCTAACGTTGCAGCAAATATAGCTGCTCTTGAAGGAGGTGGATTATGGAATGGATCAGGAACTATGACCGTTACAAATACTACCGTTACTGGAAATGACGCCCAAGGTGGCGCTGCTGCAGATGACGGTGGAGGAGGAATCTTCAATAATGGTGGATCACTTATAGTTGATGGTACAAGCACAATTACTGGCAACACCGCAACGGGAGCATTAGGCTCTGGTGGTGGAATTTTAACGTTAGGTGGAACACTTATAGTAGATAACATTACGATTTCAGGAAACACAGCCAATCGCGCTGGTGGTGGAATTGAAATCAACGGTGGTGCAGGTTACGCTTTTACTAACTTAACACTTGATAATAACAGTATTGCAACTCCAAACCCAGGAAATGGTGGTGGATTGCACGTAACGGGCAACGTAGACACATCTTTTACAAATTGTGTTATTACAAATAACAATGCCAATGAAGGTGGTGGACTGTGGAATAATGCTGGAAATATGACAATTGTTTCCTCTACTATCACTGGAAATTCGGCACTTGGAAATGCAACTGGTGGTGGAGGTATCTTTAATCTCGGTCCTGGCGATGTAAATATAGACGCTACAACAACATTAAGTTCAAATATTGCGTCTGGAATGACTCCCGGCGGAAGAGGAGGAGCAATATTCAACAATACCGATGGAACACTTACCCTAGCTTCTGGACTTAACATTAACGGAAACTACGCGAGTAGAGCAGGTGGTGCTATCGAAGATGCTTCTAACGGATTACTAATCTTGAATGGTATCGTTATGCAAGGAAATGCAGCTGGAGTGGATATCGGATTAGGGAATACAATTATGCCAAATCCTGGTAATGGAGGTGCATTACACCTTTCAGGAACTACAAGTGCAACTCTCGATTTTTTCAGTAACGTATCAAATAATCAGGCGGCTTCTGAAGGTGGCGGATTGTGGAACAATTTAGGTACGCTTACTGTGAACCTTCCTATCATGGACGGTAATATTGCCTATGGAGACGATGCTACCAATGGTGGTGGTGCTATATTTAACAATGGTGGTACCCTTTCAATAAATGGCGGTGCATATTCAAATAACACTGCTTTGGGAACTTCTGGTTCTGGGGGTGCGGTAATGAGTACCGATGGTACAGTTACCATCACAGATGTGGTAATGGCTTTCAATAGCGCTAACAGAGCAGGTGGTGCTATCGAACTAATAGAAGGTGCCTTAGATGTAAGCGGAAATTATAACTTAAGTCAGAATAACGCGGGTGCCAACCCTGGTAACGGTGGGGCAGTTCATATTACTGGAGCTGCGAACTCTACATTTACCGGCGGATTGATACAAAACAATATAGCAGGCCGTGAAGGAGGAGGACTCTGGAACGGAACAGGAACTATGACCGTTACCAATACAAATATCTCTGGTAACGATGCGCAAGGACCTGCAGGAGATGATGGTGGTGGTGGAATATTTAACAACGGTGGTGCCCTTATTGTTATGGGAACATCTGTTTTAGACGGTAACTCAGCATCTGGACTTTCTGGTTCTGGAGGTGGAATTTTCAACTTAACACCTGGAACACTCGTTGTAGACGGAGTAGAAATAACAAATAATACGGCTAACAGAGCTGGTGGAGGAATTGAGTTAAATGCGGTAGCGGGAGAAACATATAGTTTTGATGACATAACATTAACAAATAATAGCATAGCTACTCCTAACCCTGGAAATGGTGGTGGTTTACATATTACCGGAGCTGGAGATGTGAATATTTCTAACTCTTTAGTAGATGGGAATAGCGCCAACGAAGGTGGTGGTTTATGGAACCACAACGGTAACATGACTATCACTAATACTGTTATAACAAATAATTCTGCTCTCGGACCAAATACCGGTGGTGGTGGTCTTTTTAATCTTGGAGGAGGAACACTCGCTATAGATGTGGCAAGTACTTTAACAGGAAATATCGCTTCTGGTGCGACCCCTGGGGGACGTGGAGGAGCAATCTTCAATAATACTGGCGGTACTTTAACAATTGCTCCAGGTAGTACAATAAATGGGAACTACGCAAGTAGAGCTGGTGGAGCTATTGAAGACGCCTCAGGAAATACGCTTCTTTTAGATAATGTAACGCTTAGCGGAAATGCTGCTGGAGTTGATATAGGTTTAGGAAATACAATTACTCCTAACCCTGGAAATGGTGGAGCAATTCACTTATCAGGTACTTCAGGACTGACAATTAGTAATTCATTAGTAGATGCCAATTTAGCCGCTTCTGAAGGTGGCGGACTGTGGAATGGATTGGGAACAATGACCATAGACGCAGTGCAAATCACAAATAACATAGCAAGCGGTGCTGCCGGAGATAATGGCGGTGGAGGTGTTTTTAATAATGGTGGAACACTAGACATATTAACTGGAACCAATATCAATAATAATTTAGCCAACGGAGCTTCAGGTTCTGGTGGAGCACTATTATCTACCGATGGTACTGTAACTATTGCTGATATTTTTATTGATCAAAACAGTGCTAATAGAGCTGGTGGTGGAATTGAAATTATAGATGGAACTGTAAACCTTACAGGCACAGTACTTGTAAATAATGATGTAAATGGTACAGCAGGAACACCTAGTCCTGGAAATGGTGGTGGTATGCATGTCACAGGTATTGCAACGATAACTGTAAGTGATGCCTTAGTTGGTAATAACGAAGCTTTTAACGAAGGTGGCGGATTATGGAACCAAGCTGGGAGTACCATGAATGTGACTAATACATCTCTAAATCTAAACCTTGCCGTTTCTGGCCCAGGTGGAGGTGCTATTTTTAACAATGGTGGAGATATGAATATTGACGGCGGAAATGCAATCTCTAACAAAGCTACAGGAATCTCTGGTTCTGGTGGTGGATTACTTTCTACAGATGGTATCATTACTGTGACAAACGGAATGTTTGACGGAAACAGTGCAAATAGAGCCGGTGGTGGTATTGAAATTGTAGACGGTACACTAAACTTAACTGATACAACCCTACAAGGAAATGACGTAAGCGGGAACGCAGGGACCCCTAATCCTGGAAACGGAGGGGGAGTTCATATTACAGGAGTTGCTACTACAACAATTACAAACGGGGCGATTACATCTAACGACGCCGCTAGCGAAGGTGGTGGTTTATGGAATCAAGCTGGAAGTACAATGACAGTAGACGGTACATCAATCGATAGCAATCAAGCTGGAGGTGCCGCTGCAGACAATGGTGGAGGTGGAATTTTCAATAACGGGGGAATTCTTATTGTACAAAACCTTAGTAGCATTAATAACAATGCGGCAACTGGAACTGCAGGTTCTGGTGGAGGAATTCAAAACGTTGATGGTGGTTCTGTTACTGTAACAAATTCAGCAATAACAAATAATACAGCGAAAAGAGCTGGTGGTGGAATTGAAGATAATTCTACTGGCGCAGCAGGTATAATTACTTTAACAGATGTAACCTTAGACGATAACTTCGTAGGAACTGCACCAGGAAATGGTGGTGGCTTACATATGACTGGTCCTGGAACTTCTACAATTACAAATGGTTCGGTTTCAAATAATAGAGCAACACTAGAAGGTGGTGGTCTGTGGAATGGATCTGGAACTATGACAGTAGATGGAACCACCGTAGACGGCAACACGGCAAACGGAGACATGGCCAACGAAGGTGGAGGAGGTATCTTCAACAATGGAGGTACACTTGATGTTATCAATGCAACCATCACAAATAATATCGCCGATGGATCTTCAGGTTCTGGTGGTGGTATTTTAAACGATTCAGGTACAATTACGGTTGCCGACACAGAGATCTCTGGAAACACATCTATGAGAGCTGGTGGAGGAATTGAAGTTGCCTCAGGTGGAGGAACGACTACACTTACGAATGTAGATTTACTAAACAACACTACAGCATCTGCTCCAGGAAATGGGGGAGGACTGCATATTACAGGGGCTGACAATAGTACTGTAACAGGTGGAACGATTTCAGGAAATACTGCAGCCCTAGAAGGTGGTGGATTATGGAATGGATCAGGAACTATGAGTGTAGACGGAGCTACTATTGATGGTAACACGGCAAGCGGTGATGGAGCGAACGAAGGTGGAGGAGGTATCTTCAACAATGGAGGTACACTTGATGTTATCAATGCAACCATCACAAATAATATCGCAGATGGAGCCTCAGGTTCTGGTGGTGGTATTTTAAATGACTCAGGTACAATTACGGTTGCCGACACAGAGATTTCTGGAAATACATCTATGAGAGCTGGTGGAGGAATTGAAGTTGCCTCAGGTGGAGGAACAACTACACTTACGAATGTAGACTTACTAAACAACACTACAGCATCTGCTCCAGGAAATGGAGGAGGACTGCATATTACAGGGGCTGACAACAGTACTGTAACAGGTGGAACGATTTCAGGAAATACTGCAGCCCTAGAAGGTGGTGGACTATGGAACGGATCAGGAACTATGAGTGTAGACGGAGCTACTATTGATGGTAATACCGCAAGTGGAGCCATGGCGAATGAAGGTGGAGGAGGCATCTTCAACAATGGGGGTACACTTGATGTTATCAATACAACCATCACAAATAATATCGCAGACGGAGCCTCAGGTTCTGGTGGTGGTATTTTAAATGACTCAGGTACAATTACGGTTGCCGACACAGAGATCTCTGGAAACACATCTATGAGAGCTGGTGGAGGAATTGAAGTTGCCTCAGGTGGAGGAACAACTACACTTACGAATGTAGACTTACTAAACAACACTACGGCATCTGCTCCTGGAAATGGAGGAGGACTGCATATTACAGGGGCTGACAATAGTACTGTAACAGGTGGAACGATTTCAGGAAATATTGCAGCCTTAGAAGGTGGTGGACTATGGAATGGATCAGGAACTATGAGTGTAGACGGAGCTACTATTGATGGTAATACCGCAAGTGGAGCTATGGCGAATGAAGGTGGAGGAGGTATCTTCAACAATGGGGGTACACTTGATGTTATCAATGCAACCATCACAAATAATATCGCAGACGGAGCCTCTGGTTCTGGTGGTGGTATTTTAAATGACTCAGGTACAATTACGGTTGCCGACACAGAGATCTCTGGAAACACATCTATGAGAGCTGGTGGAGGAATTGAAGTTGCCTCAGGTGGAGGAACAACTACACTTACGAATGTAGATTTACTAAACAACGCTACAGCATCTGCTCCAGGAAATGGAGGAGGACTGCATATTACAGGGGCTGACAACAGTACTGTAACAGGTGGAACGATTTCAGGAAATACTGCAGCCCTAGAAGGTGGTGGACTATGGAACGGATCTGGAACTATGAGTGTAGACGGAGCTACTATTGATGGTAATACCGCAAGTGGAGCTATGGCGAATGAAGGTGGAGGAGGCATCTTCAACAATGGGGGTACACTTGATGTTATCAATACAACCATCACAAATAATATCGCAGACGGAGCCTCTGGTTCTGGTGGTGGTGTTCTTAGCACAGATGGAGCTGTAACAGTAACCGATTCAGAAATTAGTGCCAACGCTGCAATTAGAGCAGGTGGAGCAATCGAAATTATAGATGGTTCTTTAACCGTAACTACGTCTCAACTATTAGATAATGATGTTGACGGAACTGCTGGTGCTGCAAACCCAGGAAATGGAGGTGCTTTGCATGTTACAGGAAATGCTTCGATAATTGATATTGCTGAAACTACTGTAGACGGAAACAGAGCTGCAAATGAAGGTGGTGGACTATGGAATCAAGGAGGTAGTATAATGAATGTACTTACGTCTACAATTTCAAGAAATAGCGCTGCTGAAGGTGGTGGTATCTACAACAATACAGATGCAATTACCACGGTAATGAGAAGTACAATTTCAAGTAACGATGCCAGTGCTAATGGTGGAGGTATTACAAACGACGGTGCTTCACTAGACTTAAACGCTGTTACAGTAGGAGCAAATACAGCCGCCGGAACAGGTGGAGGTATACAAAGTAATACCACTACAAGCTTGAAGAACACTATTGTTGCTTTAAACACAGCTGGTTCAGGTCAAGATGTAAGTGGTACATTTACTTCAAACGATTATAATTTAATTGGTACCGACGATGAAGCAGCATTTCCAGAACAAGCTAACGATGTAGAAGAAGTAGATCCAATGTTAGGACCATTACAGAATAATGGTGGTACTACAGAAACACACGAGTTGTTACTAGGTTCTCAAGCCTATAATGGAGGAGACCCGGCAGATGGCTTTGACGACCAAATTGGTCAGAGCGTATTTGATTCAATTCGCGATATTGGAGCTTTTGAAGCGCAAGATATCTTGTTATCGATTGATGACATTTCAAACAATGGAACAGGTGTTGTTGTATATCCTAACCCATCACAAGGGTTAGCAAACATCGATATTCCTCAAACATTTGGAAGTGAAATTCAAATAACTGTTGTTGAACTAGGTTCAGGAAAAATTGTAAAGAATTTTAGAGCGAATCAAGGAACCAATCAGTTAGAGTTTGGTGGTATGGCCAATGGAGTTTATATCATTCAAATTGTTTCTGAAGGAGCAACATCAACACATAGGTTGATTTTAGCCAAATAA
- a CDS encoding ASPIC/UnbV domain-containing protein encodes MHPKEQHFGLGEDNEVSVEIRWSNEQVFTVKNLASNASYEITYPETIKVINKK; translated from the coding sequence GTGCATCCTAAAGAACAGCATTTTGGTCTTGGTGAAGACAATGAGGTTTCAGTTGAAATTCGTTGGAGTAATGAACAGGTTTTTACTGTAAAGAATCTAGCTTCAAATGCTTCATATGAAATTACCTACCCTGAAACAATTAAAGTAATTAACAAGAAGTAA
- a CDS encoding class I SAM-dependent methyltransferase, with protein MFLFSTEVTSSKILSDNPLFQRTLKAYTLIANKVHGDVLEIGCGEGYGLDIISRKSKSLTVIDKNKKVLKKIKRKYPNTSVLMQNITPSLKLNDNSFDVIVSFQVLEHIKDADAFIKEIHRVLKPDGIAYITTPNSKKTIARNPWHYKEYNYAEINSLIKKSFVDYKVASIQGNKKTDEYYLKNKKSVEKILRLDIFKIQYLVPAALLKLPYEITNRINRKTLFKKNSTLVNNISLEDYSLGVYSQNTLDFFCVLKK; from the coding sequence ATGTTTTTATTTTCCACTGAAGTAACTTCTTCTAAAATTTTGTCTGATAACCCTTTATTTCAAAGAACTTTAAAGGCGTACACCTTAATTGCCAATAAAGTGCACGGAGATGTTTTAGAAATAGGTTGTGGAGAGGGCTACGGTTTGGATATTATTTCAAGAAAGTCGAAATCTCTAACGGTCATAGATAAAAATAAAAAAGTACTGAAAAAAATTAAACGAAAATATCCAAATACTTCAGTATTAATGCAAAATATAACTCCTTCTCTTAAGCTAAACGACAATAGTTTTGATGTTATCGTTTCCTTTCAAGTATTAGAGCACATAAAAGATGCAGATGCTTTTATTAAAGAAATTCACCGTGTTTTAAAACCAGACGGTATCGCCTATATTACTACTCCAAATTCAAAAAAAACCATTGCCAGAAATCCTTGGCACTATAAAGAATATAACTACGCTGAGATAAATAGTTTAATTAAGAAAAGTTTTGTAGACTATAAAGTTGCAAGTATTCAGGGAAATAAAAAAACAGACGAATACTATTTGAAAAATAAAAAATCTGTTGAAAAAATTCTAAGGTTAGACATTTTTAAAATACAGTACTTAGTACCCGCAGCTCTTCTAAAGTTACCCTACGAAATTACTAATAGAATAAATAGAAAAACGCTCTTTAAAAAAAATTCAACCCTAGTAAATAATATTTCCTTAGAAGACTATTCATTGGGGGTGTATTCGCAAAATACATTAGATTTTTTCTGTGTTTTGAAGAAATAG